One genomic segment of Desmodus rotundus isolate HL8 chromosome 5, HLdesRot8A.1, whole genome shotgun sequence includes these proteins:
- the PPM1B gene encoding protein phosphatase 1B isoform X1: protein MGAFLDKPKTEKHNAHGAGNGVRYGLSSMQGWRVEMEDAHTAVVGIPHGLEDWSFFAVYDGHAGSRVANYCSTHLLEHITNNEDFRAAGKSGSALEPSVENVKNGIRTGFLKIDEYMRNFSDLRNGMDRSGSTAVGVMISPKHVYFINCGDSRAVLYRNGQVCFSTQDHKPCNPREKERIQNAGGSVMIQRVNGSLAVSRALGDYDYKCVDGKGPTEQLVSPEPEVYELLRAEEDEFIILACDGIWDVMSNEELCEFVKSRLEVSDDLENVCNWVVDTCLHKGSRDNMSIVLVCFSNAPKVSDEAVRKDAELDKYLESRVEEIMEKSGEEGMPDLAHVMRILSAENIPNLPPGGGLAGKRNVIEAVYSRLNPHRESDGASDEAEESGSQGKLVEALRQMRINHRGNYRQLLEEMLTSYRLAKVEGEENPAEEPAATATSSNIDAGNPVAMQESHTESQSDLAGLDSCNEDAGTNMGGEKI, encoded by the exons ATGGGTGCGTTTTTGGATAAACCCAAAACCGAGAAACATAATGCTCACGGGGCTGGGAACGGTGTACGGTACGGCCTGAGCAGCATGCAGGGCTGGAGAGTGGAGATGGAAGATGCACACACAGCTGTTGTAGGTATTCCTCACGGCTTGGAAGACTGGTCATTTTTTGCAGTTTATGATGGTCATGCTGGATCCCGAGTGGCAAACTACTGCTCAACGCATTTATTAGAACACATCACTAATAATGAAGACTTCAGAGCAGCTGGAAAATCAGGATCTGCTCTTGAGCCTTCAGTGGAAAATGTCAAGAATGGTATCAGAACTGGCTTTTTGAAAATTGATGAATATATGCGTAACTTTTCAGACCTCAGAAATGGAATGGACAGGAGCGGTTCAACGGCAGTGGGAGTTATGATTTCACCTAAGCATGTCTACTTTATCAACTGTGGTGACTCGCGTGCTGTTCTGTATAGGAATGGACAAGTCTGCTTTTCTACCCAGGATCACAAACCTTGCAATCCAAGGGAGAAGGAGCGAATCCAAAATGCAGGAGGCAGCGTAATGATACAACGCGTTAATGGTTCATTAGCAGTGTCTCGTGCTCTGGGGGACTATGATTACAAGTGTGTTGATGGCAAGGGCCCAACAGAACAACTAGTTTCTCCAGAGCCTGAGGTTTATGAACTTTTAAGAGCAGAAGAGGATGAATTTATCATCTTGGCTTGTGATGGGATCTGGGATGTTATGAGTAATGAGGAGCTCTGTGAATTTGTTAAATCTAGGCTTGAGGTATCTGATGACCTGGAAAATGTGTGCAATTGGGTAGTGGACACTTGTTTACATAAG GGAAGTCGAGACAACATGAGTATTGTACTAGTTTGCTTTTCAAACGCCCCCAAGGTCTCAGATGAAGCAGTGAGAAAAGATGCAGAGTTGGATAAATACTTGGAATCACGGGTTGAAG AAATTATGGAGAAGTCTGGTGAGGAAGGAATGCCTGATCTTGCCCATGTCATGCGCATCTTGTCTGCAGAAAATATCCCAAATTTGCCTCCTGGGGGAGGTCTTGCTGGCAA gCGCAATGTTATTGAAGCTGTTTATAGTAGACTGAATCCACATAGAGAAAGTGATGGg gcctccgatgaagcagaggaaagtGGATCACAGGGAAAATTGGTGGAAGCTCTCAGGCAAATGAGAATTAATCATAGGGGAAACTACCGACAACTTCTGGAGGAGATGCTGACTAGTTACAGGCTAGCTAAAgtagagggagaagaaaaccCTGCTGAAGAACCAGCTGCTACAGCTACTTCTTCGAACATTGATGCTGGAAACCCAGTGGCAATGCAGGAAAGCCATACTGAGTCACAAAGTGATCTTGCTGGCTTAGACAGCTGTAATGAAGATGCAGGGACAAACATGGGCGGTGAAAAAATATGA
- the PPM1B gene encoding protein phosphatase 1B isoform X2 yields MGAFLDKPKTEKHNAHGAGNGVRYGLSSMQGWRVEMEDAHTAVVGIPHGLEDWSFFAVYDGHAGSRVANYCSTHLLEHITNNEDFRAAGKSGSALEPSVENVKNGIRTGFLKIDEYMRNFSDLRNGMDRSGSTAVGVMISPKHVYFINCGDSRAVLYRNGQVCFSTQDHKPCNPREKERIQNAGGSVMIQRVNGSLAVSRALGDYDYKCVDGKGPTEQLVSPEPEVYELLRAEEDEFIILACDGIWDVMSNEELCEFVKSRLEVSDDLENVCNWVVDTCLHKGSRDNMSIVLVCFSNAPKVSDEAVRKDAELDKYLESRVEEIMEKSGEEGMPDLAHVMRILSAENIPNLPPGGGLAGKRNVIEAVYSRLNPHRESDGGAGDLEDPW; encoded by the exons ATGGGTGCGTTTTTGGATAAACCCAAAACCGAGAAACATAATGCTCACGGGGCTGGGAACGGTGTACGGTACGGCCTGAGCAGCATGCAGGGCTGGAGAGTGGAGATGGAAGATGCACACACAGCTGTTGTAGGTATTCCTCACGGCTTGGAAGACTGGTCATTTTTTGCAGTTTATGATGGTCATGCTGGATCCCGAGTGGCAAACTACTGCTCAACGCATTTATTAGAACACATCACTAATAATGAAGACTTCAGAGCAGCTGGAAAATCAGGATCTGCTCTTGAGCCTTCAGTGGAAAATGTCAAGAATGGTATCAGAACTGGCTTTTTGAAAATTGATGAATATATGCGTAACTTTTCAGACCTCAGAAATGGAATGGACAGGAGCGGTTCAACGGCAGTGGGAGTTATGATTTCACCTAAGCATGTCTACTTTATCAACTGTGGTGACTCGCGTGCTGTTCTGTATAGGAATGGACAAGTCTGCTTTTCTACCCAGGATCACAAACCTTGCAATCCAAGGGAGAAGGAGCGAATCCAAAATGCAGGAGGCAGCGTAATGATACAACGCGTTAATGGTTCATTAGCAGTGTCTCGTGCTCTGGGGGACTATGATTACAAGTGTGTTGATGGCAAGGGCCCAACAGAACAACTAGTTTCTCCAGAGCCTGAGGTTTATGAACTTTTAAGAGCAGAAGAGGATGAATTTATCATCTTGGCTTGTGATGGGATCTGGGATGTTATGAGTAATGAGGAGCTCTGTGAATTTGTTAAATCTAGGCTTGAGGTATCTGATGACCTGGAAAATGTGTGCAATTGGGTAGTGGACACTTGTTTACATAAG GGAAGTCGAGACAACATGAGTATTGTACTAGTTTGCTTTTCAAACGCCCCCAAGGTCTCAGATGAAGCAGTGAGAAAAGATGCAGAGTTGGATAAATACTTGGAATCACGGGTTGAAG AAATTATGGAGAAGTCTGGTGAGGAAGGAATGCCTGATCTTGCCCATGTCATGCGCATCTTGTCTGCAGAAAATATCCCAAATTTGCCTCCTGGGGGAGGTCTTGCTGGCAA gCGCAATGTTATTGAAGCTGTTTATAGTAGACTGAATCCACATAGAGAAAGTGATGGg gGTGCTGGAGATCTAGAAGACCCATGGTAG
- the PPM1B gene encoding protein phosphatase 1B isoform X3, whose amino-acid sequence MGAFLDKPKTEKHNAHGAGNGVRYGLSSMQGWRVEMEDAHTAVGSRDNMSIVLVCFSNAPKVSDEAVRKDAELDKYLESRVEEIMEKSGEEGMPDLAHVMRILSAENIPNLPPGGGLAGKRNVIEAVYSRLNPHRESDGASDEAEESGSQGKLVEALRQMRINHRGNYRQLLEEMLTSYRLAKVEGEENPAEEPAATATSSNIDAGNPVAMQESHTESQSDLAGLDSCNEDAGTNMGGEKI is encoded by the exons ATGGGTGCGTTTTTGGATAAACCCAAAACCGAGAAACATAATGCTCACGGGGCTGGGAACGGTGTACGGTACGGCCTGAGCAGCATGCAGGGCTGGAGAGTGGAGATGGAAGATGCACACACAGCTGTT GGAAGTCGAGACAACATGAGTATTGTACTAGTTTGCTTTTCAAACGCCCCCAAGGTCTCAGATGAAGCAGTGAGAAAAGATGCAGAGTTGGATAAATACTTGGAATCACGGGTTGAAG AAATTATGGAGAAGTCTGGTGAGGAAGGAATGCCTGATCTTGCCCATGTCATGCGCATCTTGTCTGCAGAAAATATCCCAAATTTGCCTCCTGGGGGAGGTCTTGCTGGCAA gCGCAATGTTATTGAAGCTGTTTATAGTAGACTGAATCCACATAGAGAAAGTGATGGg gcctccgatgaagcagaggaaagtGGATCACAGGGAAAATTGGTGGAAGCTCTCAGGCAAATGAGAATTAATCATAGGGGAAACTACCGACAACTTCTGGAGGAGATGCTGACTAGTTACAGGCTAGCTAAAgtagagggagaagaaaaccCTGCTGAAGAACCAGCTGCTACAGCTACTTCTTCGAACATTGATGCTGGAAACCCAGTGGCAATGCAGGAAAGCCATACTGAGTCACAAAGTGATCTTGCTGGCTTAGACAGCTGTAATGAAGATGCAGGGACAAACATGGGCGGTGAAAAAATATGA